A segment of the Salvelinus namaycush isolate Seneca chromosome 3, SaNama_1.0, whole genome shotgun sequence genome:
TCTGAAGACTGCTGGTCAGTCAATAAGTCTGTGAGGTTTCAATGCAGTCTCACATTCTGGGTTAGTGGTCTGCTCGAAAATCACTACATGACAGAAAACAACTGTTTTTGGCCAATATTTCTAGAGAGATGTGACTGATGAATACAAAGAATTACCCAATAAGTGAACtccaaaaataaatgtcccagaAACGTATAAAATGATCAAACTACATTTTCCTGAAAAAAATGCCCCAAACATCTTATTATTCAATGTATAATACATGTAATTGAAATAATTGATTATATTATAGAACATAATATAACTTTGTACTGTTGTCGCTGTGTCGAAAACTGCATCCAAGAGTGAATGTAGTGTGTTGCAAGATACCAGTGAGCTAACAGTGTGTTCGGTTTGAACAACCTAGGACATGCGCAGGAACCAGAGACGCATGGCCGACCTCAACTCCACCATCCGCAAGCTGGAGGACCGCAACTCACTGCTAGTGGATGAGAGGAATGAACTGGTATGACCTGGTCACTCTGAACTCTCCATGCCTGGCAGAGAATCACATCTTAATCCCCTATCACTGAACAATAACAATCCGTCTTAATCTGGATTCCTTAAACACGTAATTAATTTATCTTGCAAAGGAGTTACAATTACAGTATGGAGTCCCCTGCCAAGTTGACACACTGGACTGAGCTGAACTCTTTAtgcctccttctctcttccctccccttctATTCTATCATCAttgccacctctctctctctctctctctctctctctctctctctctctctctctctctctctctctctctctctctctctctctctctttctctctctctctcagctaaaGCGTGTGCGGGAGTCGGAGAAGCAGTGCAAGCCCATGCTGGAAAAGAACAAGATGCTGAACAAGAGGAACGATGACCTCAGCCAGACCCTGCAGCGCATGGAAGAGAAACTCAAAGGCCTGGCCAAAGAGAACCTGGAGATGGTGAGTGGCAAGGACATAGAATTACAGACCCTTGACTTAAATGGGGAATTCCCACTCTAGTAACTCTGTTTATATGGCGAGTGTCGTCATCACACAGATCTCAACACAACCAGGGCTCCAATAGTTTAGTACAAGCATAGCATGCCTCAATAGCTCAGTGTTGACGAAGACTGTCTGCAGCACATTGGCTATGATTACAGTCCTTGTCACAGTAAAGTAAATGGAACCAAAGCATTAAAGTCTGCATTAGTCTTGTAGATTTAGAAGTCCATTATATTGTGGCTTGGGCCTCGGTACCCTAACCACCACACGTATTCATTATTCATGATGAGCACAtgctgagagatggagaaggTTCTAACTCCCGTACAACTGGttccactctgtgtgtgtgtagaaggaGAAGATCAGCTCCCACCCACCGCTGAAGAAATCCAACTGTAAGTCTCTGAATGATCTGGACCAGGCACATGACGACCAGGAGATTGAGTTCCTTAAGCTGCAGGTACTGGAGCAGCAGAGCATCATCGACGAGCTGACAAGAGTGAGTTGTCCTTTTCGAAATATGACTTCACCACCAACAATAGGTTTATTTTGGGGATGTTCACTTTTTTTTTTCAAAGTAAAAATCGTGCGAATACGTTTTGTCAAATAGGCTTCCACTTCTAAAACGATCAAAGGTGTTGATTTACTAATCTCGGTGGTACCCAGAACCAAATGTTGTCTGTACTGGCCAGATAACATTTACTGTATATTAGCAGTCTGTCACAAGAGACAATTGCTTTACTATCTAAATGAAGCATTAAGAGAACTGGTGTACATGCAGTATTTTGTTCTTTGCCAGATACAAATGATCAAATGAAACATATCCATGGTTGCTAAAGttgtatgtttgtttgttgctAGTTCTGATATACTCGGTGTCTTTCAGGATAGGGAAAAGCTCCTGCGGAAGAAGAGGCATAAACGAAGCAACAGGCAAATAAAGGTAGAGGAAGCCACGTTTGCACGTGAATGTGTTTCTCTTTATAGGAGAACCAAGAACAAGATCAATACCATAATACAGTCATCTGCCTCGGGAAATCTCCGATTTCCAAACAATCCTATGATCTCTCCCTACACAGAGGCACATTGTAGTGGACACCTTCTTCGGATACGATGAGGAATCCATGGACTCGGAGACGTCCTCTGTGGCTTCGTTTCGCATGGACCGCACCCCAGCCACTCCTGATGAAGACTTGGATGAGGTGAGACCTGTTCACGTCATAGGAAATAGACACAGACCCTGGGTGGGGAGGGAACTTTATTTACGATAAGTGATCAATAACCTTTGCATAAGCACCAGTAGCAAATCAGCATCCATGCAATATTTAGtagtttagcagacgctcttatccagcacaacttacaggagcaattaggtttaagtgccttgctcaaaggcacattgacagattcTTCACCTAGTCGACTCGGGGATTCAaaacagcgacctttcggttagtggcccaacggtcttaaccactaggctacctgccacgtCATGCACTTTCCCTTCTGTCTTTCTGAACCAATGTGTTTCTAATCTCACTATCTATCATTTCTCATCCTGGCTTTCCCCTCACGCTCCCCTGTTCCCAATGTCTTCTCTCTAACCCCGGGGTCCGTCCACCAACACAGGGACTGGCTAACGAGGAGTCGGAGCTGCGCTTCAGGCAGCTGACCAGAGAATACCAGGCCTTACAGAGAGCGTACGCCCTGCTACAGGAACATCAAGGGGGCCTTTTAGACGCTGAGATGGAAGCTAAGGTACAGTAGACCTGCCATTCATTTTCAGTTAAATGTCACCCGCATAAGATTGTAATTTTTGCATTATCTGGGGCAATAGGGATGCAGTCATGCCAGATTTGTTTCTGTATTCAGTAAAATTGTGTATAAGACTGCATACAGACAATATACTCCACTACAACTATCACTGCCCATGTGTTCTATAACAGCAGCATCCGTCACATACGGCTGTATCAAgtggttgatgttaatggggatATGTTGTGGGTCACAGGCTCAGGAGCAGCTCCATGCAGACGTTCTCAGGTACAAGGCCAAGATAGAAGACCTGGAGAAGGAGCTCGCCCACAAAGGACAGGTAAAGGACATTATCCCACAGACCAACACTAAGACATGGGCTGGTGGAGAtgataagagtacatggccatttaaggccagattgttcttcaagatgttcaaacgctcatagatgaccagcagggtcaaataataatcagtggttgtagagggtgcaacagtacctcaggagtaaatgtcagttggcttttcatagccgagcattcagaggtcgagacagcaggtgcagtagagagagagagagttgaaaacagcaggtccgggacaaggtagcacgtccggtgaacaggtcagggttccctagccacaggcagaacagttgaaactggagcagtagcacgaccaggtggactgggaacagccaggagtcatcaggccaggtagtcctgaggcatgatcctagggctcaggtcctctgggaggggagggagagagggagatagagagaattagagggagcatacttaaactcacacaggacaccagataagacaggagaattacaccaaatataacagactgaccctagcccccggcacatagactattgcagcatagatactggagactgagacacgGGTGGGTCGGGGGACACTGAGGCCCCATCCaacgatacccccagacagggccaaccaggcaggatataaccccacccactttgccaaagcacagcctgcacaccactagagggataacaaCCAATTGAAAATGGTAGGAATTGAAAATGGTAACAGGGCGAAGATATGGTACTTGTGGGTATGCAGACAGAGCATAGGCTCTTACCACCCTGAGACAaagctgagtatagcccacaaagttcTCCTCCACCGCACGGAAGACAGGAAGTTCATgtctgtgactcaacccactcaagtgacgcacccctcctgtacttcttttgaccagggtccatagggctatGTCTGGTcgaaaagtagtacactatggggtgccatttgggacacatcctatgACATAGAGGAAGGCGATACACAATGTCCCAGTCTCTGAATTACTGCACATGGATGgcttgtactgtactgtatgtgaccaTAGTTATTATGCAATTATTTATATACTAGGAGTACCAAATGTAACgggtctgtgaaaatgtaattacAACTCCAGAGTTGGACTGTCAATAGTGATTAGTCTTGGGGACTGAGAGGAAAAGTCAATGAATGGTTTTGATTCTGTTGCCTCACAACAGTGAAGAACAATTTTGAGTTTGGGTTGTGATCGACGCTAGTATTTCATACAGTGTGGGTCAGTTAACAAACGCAAATGCTATCCATGATGGGATAGCTATGATATCTATCTGCGGGATATGTTCGATTTTGTATAACACTTCAGTATGCtgtaaccatagaaatagaatgagtaGACTGGGCATAGAACCTCTGACCATGGCAAACTCATTGGTAcactcattctaattctatggctGCAAGTATAGATGTACtctcttaatttgaccagtttctcacagcagcaacaggacatttgAATGATTCTGTGTGTTACAATTATATGGCATTTTGTTGGTTGTTGATACGATTTTccttagggcaaatcaagtcagaAATGTTAAAGTGGGAATTACAAGactttttaaaactcaaaaacACTACAGGTTTACATTTCCTGCGACACAGAAAAAATGATATTTTCGACAACAGAGTGATCAAGTTAAGTACATCTGCAAGAGAAGACAATTTTTCCCTCATTGAAACCTGGTTCTCCTCTCGCAGGACTCCAAGTGGGTAGAGGAGAAACAGCTGTTCTTCAGGAGGAATCAGGAGCTACTGGATAAGGTCTGTCCTGCTGTGACATCATTGATATGATAGCAATATTGCATTACACTATGCATCATTATTTACTTTTGTATTTTAAAGTCAACTCACTTTGTCCTCCACCAATGTCCGCTAGCAAGAAGGGTGATACACGGTAGTCATTTTGGATCTGAACATTCACCATGCACCACTTGATATTGTGTAGGGTATGGAAGTCCATGCTACTGGCAGGCTCTGACCTTCATGCTATCCCTCTGGTCTTCTGCAGGTGGAGAAGTTGGATGGAAAATGCAGTCGACAGCAACAGGAGCTGCAAGACTCCAAGGACCAGAATGAGCTCCTGGAATTCAGAATACTGGAACTAGAGGTGAGGACGTCGGACGTTCAGGCTGCTGCACAGACACTATGGAAGCTCTAGTCTAGAGCGCCTGGTTAAATTGTGTTTCAGAGCATGTTTTTACTCTCTAAATGGTTAAATGAGTGAGAAATAGATGTCATTGTTGGAATAGTTTGTGAGTGGGCAACATATACTATCATCTTAAATTGAATTGTGGTTATATTTGtccatatacatttttttttattgctaATTTACCTAACGTGGACAATTTGTGTTACTACCTTACACAAGCTTGCATTTTCAAAACATAACATTTAGTGGAATTATACATCCTTTTTACCTCAGATTAGTGATGTTAATATAACAGTTTATAGTCATCAAGATGATGATACATTGATGCTACAATATCTTTGGTTTGGTACTGTTGGTTTTATCAAACACGCCTGTCTGTCGCATGACTTAGAAAACTCAAATGGCATAAATAATTCGGAGCAATCTCTGTATAAAATCACTGACCACAAACAAATACACGGATTTGACAGTAAAACTGTCACTCAAATGAAAGCCAACCTCTGTCACTATGTAGAACTACCTGTGAGGTGATGATTTGTTGAAATGATCCAATGAAAAAAGTGTTGCATTTCCTTTTCGTATTGGCCATCTACCGTAAACAGATTAGTTGATACATGGCTGCTATAGGTTCTCATCTATCGACAAGTAAATGTAATTTACACAAGTTCGTTGTGGTTTGTCTTTTAGAAGAGCACAAACGGTACATGTCATTATTGTCCAAGTTCCATTGATTTCAATACAATATCTATGCGATTAATTTGCGTGCACTATTGATTCATGGTTcatgtgcagtttataaggtacTAATTTAGAAAAAAATCAAGGACTCTGAACACAAGTGTGAcacgtacagtggggagaacaagtatttgatacactgccgattttgcaggttttcctacttacaaagcatgtagaggtctgtcatttttatcataggtacacttcaactgtgagagacggaatctaaaacaaaaatccagaaaatcacattgtatgatttttaagtaattcatttgcatttttttGTGTGTACACAAATATTTAGATACATTCCAAACATTATATCAGTaatgctgagcgattaaccaaaatGTTGGTTATTTTCGGGTTTTAAACAACTAAATGACAACtaattttgttcgtttttttttttttgtgagggCAACGctcagtttctctagagataaatcagatcaagtccgaactgtgcgatgtagtagggagttgtagttttcaacaggccaatattctacatggtttagcgcagaaaacgtggtaattaatTACATTGACCATAATCAACCGTAATCAAGGACTCCTTGTCCTGTCTGAGAcggagagaacagacagaagaaCGTGCGATTAAGAGGGATGGAGAGCAGTTGCTTTGTGAGGTATCTttatctgaaaatacatgatctacgattgatagttggtattcagcagtcaaccaagtatgccttatttaatttgaagaactactaaaatagtgattttgtcagacagcataggcagcagctctttGGAGATGAGATGATGGAATTAAATATTCAAGTTGTCAAATAGgcctaaaacaaatgtaatatatgcAATTTGAATAAATGGTAAATAAGTGATAatcagtaatgggcagtcaccaccatcatgggacttttagtAATTGTTTCATTCTAcattgttacagcattcaacccaaataatgcatagtgcatttaatgtccCCCCCAAAATGATCAAAATCGAAAGCCGTGATTGTTTTTAAAATAATCGAACTGAAACCGAACCGGCCTCAAAAAgtactaatcgctcagcactaatatCCGTCTTGTCTCTGGGACCTGTATTCCTCCCCTTCCCCCAATGGCCAGGCTCAGACAGGCTCAGAACAGGGCTTTGTGCATTCTGTGCTGCAGTGCAGATACTGCAATAAGCCCCCAAAAGAACGGTGCTTCCATCTACTGGATAGAGAACAAAACAGCAGGAAATGTCCCTCCACTGACTCCCTCCGCTCTCTTCTTTGTCCAACCATTCAATCAATTTAACCAATGCTGTTAAATGATTCAATAAATGACTTGTTCCTCCTGTAGGAGCGTGAGAGGAAATCCCCTCCGTTTAATCATCTCCGCATGCATCCGTTCTCCGAGGGTGTCAGCGCCCTGCAGATCTACTGCATGAAGGAAGGAGTGAAGGTATAACCCGTCTCAGCAATGTCTCATTagtattacaatacattatattTTGTCTTTCTGCAAAGCAATCTTAGGTGAAATAGGATGCTGATTGTTTATTTTGATCCTTCCCCAGGATGTCTGTATACCTGACCTGATCAAGCTGCTCGACATTCTGGGTGATAACGGGGTAAGCCTGCTTGGAAGGGCTctataacatgttattactgATGTTTTTGCAAATAAAAATGCACTCCTCCTTTGCGTGAAGACTTGAAAATCAGGATTGTTTAaccttttttttaatttttttttttagaacttGCGAAATGAGGAGCAAGTGGCCATTATTCAAGCCAGCACTGTCCTCTCTCTTGCTGAAAAGGTATGCAAATAAAACTTCAAATATTGATGCTTAGTTCAGAGTAACTTGTAAGCAATTAGAATAGCCATTTAAATGGCATTGTTTCTTATCTGCGTTTTGTTGTCTTTGTCTCCCCCTAGTGGATACAACAGATCGAGGGCACAGAGGCAGCGCTGCATCAGAAGATGATGGATCTGGAGCTAGAGATGGTGAGTTCCTTCTCCGTTCACATCCCTCACTCACAGTCACTTCACATGGACTCGGCTTGACTTGAGAAGTGTTTACTCGGTTCCTTGAAATGAAAGTGCCAAATTTCTGTGCACAATACGATGGAAGAGATGCTCAAAGAACTGTAATTTCTGAGTTGTACGTAAGTACAAAAAAATACTTACGAATTTGAAGGCGTGTTGACAACATTACCTATCACTAACCGTTGCGTGATGTTATTGACTGGTGAGGTTGGTACGGAGTTCTTCAGCCACAGTATTGCGATCAGAGCACTGACCAGAGAGAACTGTCCTCCACAGGAGATGTTCTGCAAGCAGAAAGGCTATTTGGAGGAGGAGCTGGATTACAGGAAGTCAGCCCTGGATCAGGCCTACGTGGTGAGTGCCCTCCAGCTGCATTCCTACTCATTCAGCCACCTACCTTTAAATACAGGCTTACTTTTTTATTGGCttcaaatgtattacatttaataTGCGGTTTGAACATACTGTGAGGGTaacataaatgtgtgtgtgtgtgtgtgtgtgtgtgtgtgtgtgtgtgtgtttgtgtgtgcgtgcgttgtgCGTGCATGCGTTTGTGCGTTCGCACATGCAATCTATACACCTCTCCCCTAGCCAGTACCGACTTACTATAAATGATGAATATCTACACGTATCATTATCTTCACTGTAGCTAACTCCCGCCCTTGACCTCGCCCCGCAGCAAATCCAGGAGCTGGAGGCTACTCTGTACAACGCACTGCAGCAGGATAAGGTGATCGGATACGGCGAGCCTCTCAGTGACATGCAGAAGGATGAGCTTCGTACGTCCGTGGAGAAGTTACGCAGGCAGATGCTGAGGAAGAGCAGAGAGTTCGACTGTCAGGTCTTGGCTGAGAGGATGGAGCTGCTCCACCAGGCCCATCAGGTACAATATACAATCATATGTGAGCCACCACCTGGGTCCGTTCCTATGTGGCAACATTTGAAATGATGTGTTCCTACGCTGGATAAAACTAGAGACTCCGAGCTAGAAAAATTAAATGTAACGTACACTGCGGTTGAGGAGCGATGGAtgagaaagtaattctgctttgaaagttgataaacttggtAACCCcatttttgagaaaatggccgtGAATGTTTTGttgtacctactggagagctacactaccgttcaaaagtttggggtcgcttagaaatgtccttgttttttaaagaaaagcactttttttgtccattaaaataacatcaaattgatcagaaatacagtgtagacattgttaatgttgtaaatgactattgtagctggaaaattatgatttttaatggaatatctacataggcgtactgaggcccattatcagcaaccatcactcctgtgattccaatggcacgttgtgttagctaatccaagtttatcactttaaaggctaattgatcaatagaaaacccttttgcaattatgttagcacagctgaaaactgttgtactgattaaagaagcagtaaaactggccttctttagactagttgagtatttggagcatcagcatttgtgggttcgattacaggctcaaaatggccagaaacaaagaactttcttctgaaacttttcagtctattcttgttctgagaaatgaaggctattccatgcgagaaattgccaagaaactgaagatctcatacaacgctgtgtactactcccttcacagaacagcgcaaactggctctaaccagaatagaaagaggagtgggaggccccggtgcacaactgagcaagaggacaagtacattagagtgtctattttgagaaacagacgtctcacaagtcctcaactggcagcttcattaaatagtacccgcaaaaacccagtctcaacgtcagcagtgaagaggcgactcagggatgctggcctctgtccatatctgtgttcttttgcccatcttagtcttttatttttattggccagtctgagatatggctttttctttgcaactctgaaTACTGTGTCTCAGAAGCTTCTGTCCATGAGTGATGCAACCCGAAAAAAAGCATTAAAGACAGAGTTAATGAGTCCACCCATGATGGGCTATTAGAAGGATAATAGACTCTTGCCAAGTTGATTTCTATTTTTAGGGACTTGAAATGTATTAATGGATGTttgcctactaatgataatgacattaagAAGGAGATCAAGAAGGAGGGTAGGAGGAACAAGCGCTGCGTGCTTATTACAGTATGTGTGATTAATTGGTTTTCTGACCATTTCGAACAGtgtgaacacaacacacacaataataatttacaaacaaattatAATCAATCCTATATAGTCTGTTCTAACGAAAAAGGTTTTAAAGTCTTTAGTACAGCCAAGATTAAAAACAGCTGAATTCATTCCTGACTTCAATTGTTTTAGCTGACATGTTgcggtttatttattgtttaattaCTT
Coding sequences within it:
- the LOC120044393 gene encoding janus kinase and microtubule-interacting protein 2-like isoform X3 — protein: MAKKGRTKGEKPEALISALQAANEDLRSKLTDIQIELHQEKCKVSKLEREKVQECKRIREQEQHRHTATLTEQRAKWHEEKQKELQALRENLVRQHEQEQARTAKIKDQENQRLKAALSAMRDGSGEKVRTALTLEAKEEARRFFDVERVKLLQEISELKQNKKQTDEALSTMIQADKMKAGDLRSEHQMHQEHISKIKWDSEKDIRRLVDEIKSKERTIFSLEKELENAIGLLQKMQMQKDALDDQLFLVKEAECNLGSPKREIPGRAGDGAEHCGSPDMRRNQRRMADLNSTIRKLEDRNSLLVDERNELLKRVRESEKQCKPMLEKNKMLNKRNDDLSQTLQRMEEKLKGLAKENLEMKEKISSHPPLKKSNCKSLNDLDQAHDDQEIEFLKLQVLEQQSIIDELTRDREKLLRKKRHKRSNRQIKRHIVVDTFFGYDEESMDSETSSVASFRMDRTPATPDEDLDEGLANEESELRFRQLTREYQALQRAYALLQEHQGGLLDAEMEAKAQEQLHADVLRYKAKIEDLEKELAHKGQVEKLDGKCSRQQQELQDSKDQNELLEFRILELEERERKSPPFNHLRMHPFSEGVSALQIYCMKEGVKDVCIPDLIKLLDILGDNGNLRNEEQVAIIQASTVLSLAEKWIQQIEGTEAALHQKMMDLELEMEMFCKQKGYLEEELDYRKSALDQAYVQIQELEATLYNALQQDKVIGYGEPLSDMQKDELRTSVEKLRRQMLRKSREFDCQVLAERMELLHQAHQRIRDLEDKTDIQRRQIKDLEEKFLFLFLFFSLAFIIWP
- the LOC120044393 gene encoding janus kinase and microtubule-interacting protein 2-like isoform X1, with translation MAKKGRTKGEKPEALISALQAANEDLRSKLTDIQIELHQEKCKVGHFREKVQECKRIREQEQHRHTATLTEQRAKWHEEKQKELQALRENLVRQHEQEQARTAKIKDQENQRLKAALSAMRDGSGEKVRTALTLEAKEEARRFFDVERVKLLQEISELKQNKKQTDEALSTMIQADKMKAGDLRSEHQMHQEHISKIKWDSEKDIRRLVDEIKSKERTIFSLEKELENAIGLLQKMQMQKDALDDQLFLVKEAECNLGSPKREIPGRAGDGAEHCGSPVRHRKAEGNLEMDMRRNQRRMADLNSTIRKLEDRNSLLVDERNELLKRVRESEKQCKPMLEKNKMLNKRNDDLSQTLQRMEEKLKGLAKENLEMKEKISSHPPLKKSNCKSLNDLDQAHDDQEIEFLKLQVLEQQSIIDELTRDREKLLRKKRHKRSNRQIKRHIVVDTFFGYDEESMDSETSSVASFRMDRTPATPDEDLDEGLANEESELRFRQLTREYQALQRAYALLQEHQGGLLDAEMEAKAQEQLHADVLRYKAKIEDLEKELAHKGQDSKWVEEKQLFFRRNQELLDKVEKLDGKCSRQQQELQDSKDQNELLEFRILELEERERKSPPFNHLRMHPFSEGVSALQIYCMKEGVKDVCIPDLIKLLDILGDNGNLRNEEQVAIIQASTVLSLAEKWIQQIEGTEAALHQKMMDLELEMEMFCKQKGYLEEELDYRKSALDQAYVQIQELEATLYNALQQDKVIGYGEPLSDMQKDELRTSVEKLRRQMLRKSREFDCQVLAERMELLHQAHQRIRDLEDKTDIQRRQIKDLEEKFLFLFLFFSLAFIIWP
- the LOC120044393 gene encoding janus kinase and microtubule-interacting protein 2-like isoform X2, with protein sequence MAKKGRTKGEKPEALISALQAANEDLRSKLTDIQIELHQEKCKVSKLEREKVQECKRIREQEQHRHTATLTEQRAKWHEEKQKELQALRENLVRQHEQEQARTAKIKDQENQRLKAALSAMRDGSGEKVRTALTLEAKEEARRFFDVERVKLLQEISELKQNKKQTDEALSTMIQADKMKAGDLRSEHQMHQEHISKIKWDSEKDIRRLVDEIKSKERTIFSLEKELENAIGLLQKMQMQKDALDDQLFLVKEAECNLGSPKREIPGRAGDGAEHCGSPDMRRNQRRMADLNSTIRKLEDRNSLLVDERNELLKRVRESEKQCKPMLEKNKMLNKRNDDLSQTLQRMEEKLKGLAKENLEMKEKISSHPPLKKSNCKSLNDLDQAHDDQEIEFLKLQVLEQQSIIDELTRDREKLLRKKRHKRSNRQIKRHIVVDTFFGYDEESMDSETSSVASFRMDRTPATPDEDLDEGLANEESELRFRQLTREYQALQRAYALLQEHQGGLLDAEMEAKAQEQLHADVLRYKAKIEDLEKELAHKGQDSKWVEEKQLFFRRNQELLDKVEKLDGKCSRQQQELQDSKDQNELLEFRILELEERERKSPPFNHLRMHPFSEGVSALQIYCMKEGVKDVCIPDLIKLLDILGDNGNLRNEEQVAIIQASTVLSLAEKWIQQIEGTEAALHQKMMDLELEMEMFCKQKGYLEEELDYRKSALDQAYVQIQELEATLYNALQQDKVIGYGEPLSDMQKDELRTSVEKLRRQMLRKSREFDCQVLAERMELLHQAHQRIRDLEDKTDIQRRQIKDLEEKFLFLFLFFSLAFIIWP